A genome region from Brachymonas denitrificans includes the following:
- a CDS encoding TfoX/Sxy family protein codes for MGTSPQTMDFLLDQLDRSLPITTRKMFGEYCVYWDGKPVAFVCDDQLFVKPTVAGRAMQDPVVEGAPYPGAKMYLLVEADLWERREWLGELVRVTAEAMPAPRRKMRGRLGG; via the coding sequence ATGGGAACGTCGCCGCAAACCATGGATTTTCTGCTGGACCAGCTGGACCGCTCTCTCCCCATTACCACACGCAAGATGTTCGGGGAATATTGCGTGTACTGGGATGGCAAGCCGGTGGCGTTTGTGTGTGATGACCAGCTGTTTGTAAAGCCGACCGTGGCGGGGCGCGCCATGCAGGATCCCGTGGTGGAAGGAGCGCCTTATCCGGGGGCGAAGATGTATTTGCTGGTTGAGGCGGATTTGTGGGAGAGGCGGGAGTGGTTGGGGGAGTTGGTGAGGGTGACGGCGGAGGCTATGCCAGCACCCCGCAGGAAGATGCGGGGGCGCTTGGGTGGATAG
- a CDS encoding CoA-binding protein codes for MDDITHILETTRTVAIVGMSDNPERASHEVAHYLQAGGYRIIPVNPVLAQKGEKVLGETPYADLEAAAKALKDAGEHPIDMVDVFRKSEDVPPVADQAIAIGAKTLWLQLSIHHPEAEQKAAAAGLNVVSNKCTKIEHARRGIVRDV; via the coding sequence ATGGACGATATCACCCACATCCTCGAAACGACCCGCACGGTGGCGATTGTCGGCATGTCCGACAACCCGGAGCGTGCCAGCCACGAAGTGGCCCACTACCTGCAGGCCGGCGGCTATCGCATCATTCCGGTCAACCCGGTGCTGGCCCAGAAAGGCGAGAAGGTGCTGGGTGAAACGCCCTATGCCGATCTGGAAGCGGCGGCCAAAGCGCTGAAGGATGCGGGCGAGCATCCGATCGACATGGTGGACGTATTCCGCAAGAGCGAGGATGTGCCGCCGGTGGCCGATCAGGCGATTGCGATCGGCGCGAAAACGCTGTGGCTGCAACTCTCCATCCACCATCCGGAAGCCGAACAAAAGGCGGCGGCTGCGGGCCTGAACGTGGTGTCGAACAAGTGCACCAAGATCGAGCATGCGCGCCGCGGCATTGTGCGTGACGTGTAA
- a CDS encoding type IV secretion system protein, with amino-acid sequence MLDGYISAALFEEIRSYIVDLIGQFGYAGLGRMMAFAGAVGTVWLTIWFMVQGYRIATGQSRESLHVFIVRAITVTAIVAVAQGLAIFGQDLASLVLDLRNSIALAITGGEYEDPSKMVGKVLTGMLTLQVAMDLAPVLGPSSGNNLNMANTLSFITGAGQALPALIAGGLMLLNEIAMHLCLVMAPLCLLAYVFEQTRFMFVTWAKFTVNTLFSMVVITVVTVIALKATIMLGTALLAMDGVSSGLAFASVTTGTLYLRDIATISGGLGMLLTTLILGTPPLMTNFFSGQVGAIFSGYNQVGSVAAGNKPAAGSQDFLRSRNSHENEESAVHKHKAMPELKR; translated from the coding sequence ATGCTTGACGGATACATATCTGCTGCGCTATTTGAAGAAATCCGCAGCTACATCGTCGACCTGATCGGACAGTTCGGCTATGCCGGCCTCGGTCGCATGATGGCGTTTGCAGGCGCAGTAGGCACCGTGTGGCTGACCATCTGGTTCATGGTGCAGGGCTATCGAATCGCGACCGGGCAAAGTCGCGAAAGCCTGCACGTCTTCATCGTGCGTGCGATCACCGTGACGGCGATTGTGGCGGTGGCGCAGGGGCTGGCCATTTTCGGTCAAGACCTAGCCAGCCTTGTTCTGGACTTGCGCAACAGCATTGCCCTGGCCATCACCGGAGGGGAATACGAAGACCCCTCCAAAATGGTCGGCAAGGTGCTGACAGGCATGCTCACCTTGCAAGTAGCCATGGACCTGGCGCCGGTGTTGGGCCCATCGTCGGGCAACAACCTCAATATGGCGAACACTTTGTCGTTCATCACGGGAGCCGGCCAGGCGTTACCGGCCTTGATCGCCGGGGGCCTCATGCTCCTGAACGAAATCGCCATGCACCTGTGCCTGGTGATGGCACCGCTATGCCTGCTCGCCTATGTCTTCGAGCAAACCCGCTTCATGTTCGTCACCTGGGCCAAGTTCACCGTCAACACCCTGTTCAGCATGGTTGTCATCACGGTCGTCACCGTGATCGCGCTCAAGGCCACCATCATGCTGGGAACCGCGCTGCTGGCCATGGATGGGGTTTCCTCAGGACTGGCCTTTGCGAGCGTCACCACAGGCACGCTCTACCTGCGCGACATCGCAACCATCTCGGGCGGACTGGGGATGCTCCTGACCACGCTGATCCTGGGGACCCCGCCGCTGATGACTAACTTCTTCAGTGGTCAGGTTGGTGCAATCTTTAGTGGGTATAACCAGGTGGGTAGTGTTGCTGCTGGCAACAAGCCGGCGGCCGGGTCACAGGATTTTTTGAGATCTAGAAACTCCCATGAGAATGAAGAGAGTGCTGTTCATAAGCATAAAGCGATGCCGGAGTTGAAAAGGTAA
- a CDS encoding DUF4189 domain-containing protein, with protein MKKIYTFLFIILLACFVEAQPINPWLADGINRGIQEGRQVNGYPRYETRDWETQKIKKLRDTKFYGAIAMTPDNPSALTWGGGELSESATREKALGACPKSNCRIVASFSNTCAMVALPDGSKGIDDIFVGMDQNPEIAIDKAYGSCEKKFGKGRCHYLGREKNAKHTAFCVGYDYGIYSTK; from the coding sequence ATGAAAAAAATTTATACATTTTTATTTATTATTCTTCTTGCTTGTTTTGTTGAGGCTCAGCCTATTAATCCGTGGTTGGCTGACGGGATAAATAGGGGAATTCAAGAGGGTCGACAGGTTAACGGATATCCAAGGTATGAAACGAGAGATTGGGAAACGCAGAAGATAAAAAAACTGCGTGATACGAAATTTTATGGAGCGATAGCAATGACTCCTGACAATCCATCTGCACTGACTTGGGGGGGTGGGGAGCTGAGTGAGTCTGCAACACGTGAAAAAGCATTGGGTGCTTGTCCTAAATCAAATTGCCGCATTGTGGCTTCGTTTTCTAATACATGTGCAATGGTGGCATTGCCGGATGGCAGTAAAGGAATCGACGATATTTTTGTCGGAATGGACCAGAATCCGGAAATTGCAATTGATAAGGCGTATGGGAGTTGTGAGAAGAAGTTCGGAAAGGGGCGGTGTCATTATTTAGGGCGCGAGAAAAATGCAAAGCACACCGCCTTCTGCGTCGGTTACGACTACGGCATCTATTCCACCAAATAA